DNA from Mesorhizobium loti R88b:
CGGTTACCTGAACGCCACCGGTGCCCCAACCGTAGGGCATCGGCATTTCGCGCGAGGCGAAGGGCACCTGATAGCCGGGGATGGCGATGCCCTTGAGGATCGCGCGACGGATCATCCTTTTGGTCTGTTCGTCGAGATAGGCGAAGTTGTAGGTGGCGATGTCGGTCATGGTGATCACGTCCGCTTTGTGCTATTGAATTGGGGTCCAGGACGCGGGAACAGGGGCGAATTCAGATGAACTCGACCGGATGGATGCATCTCGGAATTCTGTTGGTGGTGTTCGCCGGCGTCGTTCTCTTTTTCCTTCGGCGCATGATTCTTCCCGCCTCCAGAGAGGGCTCTCACGGTGAGTCCATAGGTATCAGTAATGCTGACTACTCCGGGTATGGCGGTCATTCCCACGATGGTGGCGGCCACGGGGGCGGGCACTAAATTCATTGTACCGCCTCCAATCCCCTGGCGTAGCGCGCCAACCGCTCATTGAGCGTGCCGGTGTGCAGTTCGAACATGTGGTTGTCGTCGTCGTAGAAATAGATCGAGCGGCCTTCCCCCTCGACGCGTGGGCGTGGCGGGCGCATCTCCAGCCCGAACTTGCCGACGCGCTCGGCATAGCCTTCGAAATCGGCGTCATCGATCTTGAAGGCGATGTGGTTGTAGCTGCGCTCCGGC
Protein-coding regions in this window:
- the fosX gene encoding FosX/FosE/FosI family fosfomycin resistance hydrolase; this translates as MIQGLSHMTFIVRDLERMTAILEGVFDAREVYASDAEQFSLSREKFFLIGDIWIAVMEGEALPERSYNHIAFKIDDADFEGYAERVGKFGLEMRPPRPRVEGEGRSIYFYDDDNHMFELHTGTLNERLARYARGLEAVQ